The sequence GGCAGTGTTCTCTTTCTTTACTTCTTTTGCCAGATTCCCATCCTGTAGAAAAAGTACCCGGTCACAAAAGGATGCCGTATAAGCATCATGTGTTACAAGCAGAAAGCTGATGCCAGACCGTTGATTCATCTGTTTCATACATCGCATCACATCCCCGGTGGTCTTTCGGTCAAGGCTTCCTGTTGGCTCATCTCCAAAAATAATATCCGGTTCATTGATCAGCGCCCTGCCAATCGCAACTCTCTGTTTCTGACCTCCCGATATTTCCGTAATTCCTTTGTCAGCTAATTTTTCAATGCCGAGCACATACGCTATTCTTGAAAAACGCTCTTGCTGGATGTCTGCTTCTTTTCGTTCAAGAATGAGTGGTAACAATATATTTTCTTTTACTGTCAAACTCTCCAAAAGCTGGAAATCCTGAAAAATCATTCCCATATGCTTTCTGCGAAAAAATGCCTTCTCTTCTTCCGTAAGCTCTGAAAACGTTTCTCCTCCTATTACGATTTCTCCATCGTCCGGTGTGTCAACCCCGGTCAGCACATGGAGCAGAGTAGTCTTTCCACTGCCGGATGGTCCCATAATAGCAACCATTTCTCCTTTCATAACTTGCAGATTCACATTCTGCAAAATCCGCATAGTTTCTCCTGCAGTTTTATAACTTTTTGAAATATGATTTGCATTTAATACATACATCGAAGTTCCTCCTGATAATAAATTTTAAATTTGATTATCAGAAGTATTTAATCATCCATCCGAACCGATAGACTGCAAAGGGTAACTCCCGGTCTGAAAGAAAACTCACCTTGTCCGAGGTCTTTAAAGCCATCATATACCCAGAGCACCATTATTTCTATTCCACCGAAACATATACACTCATAGAAATGCAAACATATACTTTCGCTTATATCGTTTTCACTATTTGACTTTTCCAAGCATTCCATCTGCTGTATGACTATACTTTCCAAATCCCCTTCTGCATAATATCCACTCCAGATTCGGAAATTTAGCGACAAAAGTAAAATCAGCATGATGGAACTTAAAACCATAATAGCAGCAATTCTCTGTTTTTTTACTGAAATCATATGAATCAAACCCTATACTTCTGCTTTATCATCTGGAAGTTATCGCTTAATCTTTCAAATTAGT is a genomic window of [Eubacterium] eligens ATCC 27750 containing:
- a CDS encoding ABC transporter ATP-binding protein, producing MYVLNANHISKSYKTAGETMRILQNVNLQVMKGEMVAIMGPSGSGKTTLLHVLTGVDTPDDGEIVIGGETFSELTEEEKAFFRRKHMGMIFQDFQLLESLTVKENILLPLILERKEADIQQERFSRIAYVLGIEKLADKGITEISGGQKQRVAIGRALINEPDIIFGDEPTGSLDRKTTGDVMRCMKQMNQRSGISFLLVTHDAYTASFCDRVLFLQDGNLAKEVKKENTADNFREDIWKTLCGLGGGKDDLF